Proteins from one Mercurialis annua linkage group LG7, ddMerAnnu1.2, whole genome shotgun sequence genomic window:
- the LOC126655269 gene encoding 14-3-3-like protein GF14 kappa isoform X2 — protein MAVAVPETLARDQCVYMAKLAEQAERYEEMVQFMEKLATSSAPGSELSVEERNLLSVAYKNVIGSLRAAWRIVSSIEQKEESRKNEEHVVLVKEYRSKVENELSDVCAGILKVLDSNLIPSATASESKVFYLKMKGDYHRYLAEFKSGDERKTAAEDTMLAYKAAQDIALTDLAPTHPIRLGLALNFSVFYYEILNSSEKACSMAKQAFEEAIAELDTLGEESYKDSTLIMQLLRDNLTLWTSDMQIDEA, from the exons ATGGCGGTTGCAGTACCAGAAACCCTAGCAAGAGATCAGTGCGTCTACATGGCAAAACTCGCGGAGCAAGCCGAGCGCTACGAAGAAATGGTCCAGTTCATGGAAAAACTCGCCACGTCATCAGCTCCAGGCTCCGAACTTTCCGTGGAAGAGCGAAACCTGCTCTCAGTAGCTTACAAGAACGTAATCGGCTCGCTCCGTGCCGCGTGGAGAATCGTATCGTCGATAGAGCAGAAGGAGGAGAGCCGTAAGAACGAGGAGCACGTGGTTCTTGTGAAGGAGTATAGATCGAAGGTCGAGAATGAGTTATCGGATGTATGTGCTGGTATTTTGAAGGTTTTGGACTCGAATCTCATACCGTCGGCTACTGCGAGTGAATCTAAAGTGTTTTATTTGAAGATGAAAGGTGATTATCACCGTTACTTAGCTGAGTTTAAATCTGGCGACGAGAGAAAAACCGCCGCTGAAGATACTATGCTTGCTTATAAAGCTGCTCAG GATATTGCTCTTACTGATCTTGCGCCGACCCATCCAATAAGGTTGGGGTTGGCGCTCAATTTCTCGGTGTTTTACTATGAGATCCTCAATTCATCTGAGAAAGCTTGTAGTATGGCTAAACAG GCTTTTGAGGAAGCCATTGCTGAGCTAGACACTTTGGGTGAGGAGTCCTACAAGGACAGTACTCTCATCATGCAACTATTGAGGGATAACCTCACTCTCTGGACTTCAGATATGCAG ATAGACGAGGCATAG
- the LOC126657477 gene encoding protein CURVATURE THYLAKOID 1D, chloroplastic yields the protein MELCTTSTAHSVSTSLPNIFTSNSKPYLPTLNQLHIPPSFRRCSGGGRLIHSSKFATRATFEEKPSSSSSSYAAGTTSITTDEPASSVVDEPASSVVDETPVTESPIEDSPPPPLADDDQSNDFLDGLNLKLDSEDTYSIVLYGSAALVGLWFISAVVSSIDSIPVIPKLMEAVGLGYSFWFTTRYLLFKENRDELAAKVAELKNQVIGSSDD from the exons ATGGAGCTCTGTACTACCTCCACTGCCCATTCCGTCTCCACTTCTCTCCCCAATATCTTCACCTCAAACTCCAAACCCTATCTTCCCACACTCAACCAACTCCATATCCCTCCTTCCTTCCGCCGCTGCAGCGGTGGCGGACGTCTCATCCACTCCA GTAAGTTTGCGACAAGAGCAACGTTTGAGGAGAAGCCGAGTAGTAGTAGCAGTAGTTATGCTGCAGGAACTACCAGTATTACTACTGATGAACCCGCGAGTTCAGTTGTTGATGAACCCGCGAGTTCAGTTGTTGATGAAACCCCGGTAACTGAGTCACCTATAGAGGattctcctcctcctcctcttgCCGACGATGACCAAAGTAATGACTTCTTGGACGGCCTCAATCTGAAG CTTGACTCTGAAGATACCTATTCTATTGTGTTATATGGTAGTGCTGCGTTGGTTGGCCTGTGGTTTATATCAGCAGTTGTTAGTTCTATTGATTCTATACCAGTG ATTCCCAAGCTGATGGAAGCTGTGGGACTTGGCTACAGCTTTTGGTTCACTACCCGATATTTGTTGTTTAAG GAAAATAGGGACGAATTGGCTGCTAAAGTTGCAGAGCTTAAGAATCAGGTCATCGGTTCAAGTGACGATTGA
- the LOC126655269 gene encoding 14-3-3-like protein GF14 kappa isoform X1 — MAVAVPETLARDQCVYMAKLAEQAERYEEMVQFMEKLATSSAPGSELSVEERNLLSVAYKNVIGSLRAAWRIVSSIEQKEESRKNEEHVVLVKEYRSKVENELSDVCAGILKVLDSNLIPSATASESKVFYLKMKGDYHRYLAEFKSGDERKTAAEDTMLAYKAAQDIALTDLAPTHPIRLGLALNFSVFYYEILNSSEKACSMAKQAFEEAIAELDTLGEESYKDSTLIMQLLRDNLTLWTSDMQEQIDEA; from the exons ATGGCGGTTGCAGTACCAGAAACCCTAGCAAGAGATCAGTGCGTCTACATGGCAAAACTCGCGGAGCAAGCCGAGCGCTACGAAGAAATGGTCCAGTTCATGGAAAAACTCGCCACGTCATCAGCTCCAGGCTCCGAACTTTCCGTGGAAGAGCGAAACCTGCTCTCAGTAGCTTACAAGAACGTAATCGGCTCGCTCCGTGCCGCGTGGAGAATCGTATCGTCGATAGAGCAGAAGGAGGAGAGCCGTAAGAACGAGGAGCACGTGGTTCTTGTGAAGGAGTATAGATCGAAGGTCGAGAATGAGTTATCGGATGTATGTGCTGGTATTTTGAAGGTTTTGGACTCGAATCTCATACCGTCGGCTACTGCGAGTGAATCTAAAGTGTTTTATTTGAAGATGAAAGGTGATTATCACCGTTACTTAGCTGAGTTTAAATCTGGCGACGAGAGAAAAACCGCCGCTGAAGATACTATGCTTGCTTATAAAGCTGCTCAG GATATTGCTCTTACTGATCTTGCGCCGACCCATCCAATAAGGTTGGGGTTGGCGCTCAATTTCTCGGTGTTTTACTATGAGATCCTCAATTCATCTGAGAAAGCTTGTAGTATGGCTAAACAG GCTTTTGAGGAAGCCATTGCTGAGCTAGACACTTTGGGTGAGGAGTCCTACAAGGACAGTACTCTCATCATGCAACTATTGAGGGATAACCTCACTCTCTGGACTTCAGATATGCAG GAGCAGATAGACGAGGCATAG